Genomic segment of Prochlorococcus marinus CUG1417:
AAAATAATCAAATTAAGTAACTGTTTTCTATAATAAAGATAGAAAAAAAGGTTTCGACTATTAATCTTACTTATTATCACGTTGCAAAGGATGTTCCTGAAAATAAACCTGACATCGCAGTGGTCATTGATGTTTTAAGAGCTACAACCACAATTTCTTGGGCTTTAAAAAATGGAGCTGATTCAATACAAGTTTTTGCAGATTTAGATTTATTAAAAGAATCTGCAATTAAGTGGCAACCTGAAAAAAGACTAATGCTTGGAGAGAGAGGTGGAAAGAAGATTGAGGGCTTTGATCTGGGAAATTCTCCTTTATCAGTTACAGAAAAAGTCGTTAATGGTAAAAGACTATTTATGAGTACGACTAATGGCACTAAATCATTGCAAAAAGTTCAAAATGCTAAGCATTTATTTGCGATGGGTCTTCCAAACAGGAAAGCAGTTGCCGAAAAAATCATTTCATTAAAAAGTGAAAATGTTTTAATACTTGGTAGTGGTTGGGAAGGTTCTTATTCTCTTGAAGATTCTTTAGCTGCGGGTGCTTTGGCTTCATACCTAAAACAGAACTGTGATTTCGAAATTAATATTCTGAATGACGAATTACAAGCTGCTTTGTCACTTTGGGATTTTTGGAAAAATGATATTTTGAAATGTTTAAAAACAGCAACCCATGGCAAAAGATTGACAAGTCTTGGAGATTATGAGGATGATTTTAAATGTTGTTCTGAACTTGATTGCTTAGATATTGTTCCAGCACAAGTTGAAAGAGGTGTGATTCGTGCCTCATGATTTACGAATTGGTTCACTAGGAGTAAAGTCTTGACTGATTTTTTGGTAGCTGCATTGCAAATTACGAGTACTTCAAATGTTGATGCAAATTTTATTGAAGCAGAGGAACAGATTGAATTGGCTGCTAGAAGAGGTGCTGAGTTAATAGGATTGCCTGAGAATTTTGCTTTTTTAGGAGGAGATGATGAAAAACTTAGATTAGCCTCTGAATTGTCAGAGAAGTGTGCAAATTTCCTAAAAACCATGTCACAAAGATATCAGGTATTTCTTTTAGGAGGAGGTTATCCCGTTCCTGCGGGTGATGACAGTCATACTTTTAATAGGTCAGCACTATTTGGGAAGGACGGACAGATTTTGGCAAAATATGACAAGATCCACTTGTTTGATGTTGATTTGCCAGATGGAAATTTATATAAAGAATCATCTACTATTTTATCTGGGGAGGAGTATCCACCTGTTGTGGATGTTCCGGGTTTATGCAAAATAGGATTATCGATTTGTTATGATGTAAGGTTTCCTGAACTTTACAGATATTTGTCTTCGAAAGGTGCAGAATTAATTATGATTCCGGCAGCTTTTACAGCGTTTACTGGAAAAGATCATTGGCAAATCCTTTTACAAGCGAGAGCAATTGAGAATACAGCATATGTAGTTGCTCCAGCTCAAACTGGGATTCATTATGGGAGAAGGCAAAGTCATGGCCATGCAATGGTAATTGACCCATGGGGTACAGTTTTGTCGGATGCTGGAAAAACTCAGGGAGCTGCAATAGCGCCTGCTGATAAAGAAAGAGTAAAGAAAATTCGGGAGCAGATGCCATCCCTGAAACATAGAAAAAATAAATTGTTTTCAAACTAATGATGAGGTTTTTAGATAATAAACTTTTTCGTTATTTATCGGTTTTTTTATTTTTAAATTCTTCAATACTCCCAGTTAAATCTTCAAGTGCTCTGGCAGCATGGGAAATAAAAAATAATGGTGTTTTAGAATTTAGAACGAAATCAAATACTAATTTAAAAGCATACTTTCAGAAGGCTAACCAAATATCTGGCGATAGATTCTGGATAGATTTTCCAGGAGAATTAAAAAATCCCAGAACAATAAAAGGTAATGGCCCAATAAAAGAAATTAGATTAGGCAAACCAAATAAGGGTAATACAAGACTAGTAATTGAATTTAAGGAAGAAACTTACTTGAAACCTTTGTCTTGGCGATTGGTTGGCTTAGATCAAAATAGGTGGAGAATAAAACTATTTGATCCTAAATATCCTTTTAAAAAGATTGGTGAAGGTCTAGTTGTTAAGAGAATAGGAAATATTAAAGAAAATCAAAACTCAATTCATAAGAAGAAAAGTAATTATCATTACCTGAAATTACCAGATGTAAAACAAAACAAATTTTCGGTTGTTATCGACCCAGGGCACGGAGGTCCTGATCCAGGAGCAATAGGTATTGGTGGTATTAGGGAAACTGATGTTGTACTAGAGGTTTCCAAAATAGTTAAAAATTTACTGTCTGAGAAAGGCGTCAAAGTAAGATTAACCAGAAAAAATGAAGTTGATTTAGACTTACCCCCAAGAGTTTCTTTTGCTAATAATACTGATGCAGATATCTTTGTAAGTATTCATGCAAATGCCTCAAGGGGGAAAAGAAGGGATATTAATGGATTAGAAACCTTTTACTATAGAGGATGGAGAGGTAGGTTACTTGCCAAAAAAATTCAAAAACAAATTCTAAGAGTTTCTCCTGGCAGTCCTGATCGAGGCGTTAAACAAGGTAGATTTTACGTAATTAAAAATACTAGGATGCCTGCAGTTCTTGTAGAAATTGGATTTCTAACGGGGAGATTAGATGCAAGGAGATTAGAAAAAACAACGCATCGAAAAAGATTAGCTTATGCAATTGCAAAAGGCATTCTCGAATATCTTTATAAAATAGGGTGAAGCTTAAAATAGGGATATTTGACAGTGGTATAGGGGGTTTTACTATCCTCAATTCTTTACTAAAAACACGTAAAGATGTAGAAGTGCTTTATTTGGCGGATACAAAAAGAATACCTTATGGCAGTAAAAATTTTAAAGAGATAAGATTAATTGCAAAGGAAATTTGCAATTTTTTTGTTGATAAGAATTTGGATGCACTTTTAATAGCTTGTAACACTACAAATGCATGTGCACTTGATATTCTGGAAGATAATTTAAAGATCCCTTGTTTTGATCTTATAAACTCAGTATCGGAAATAGTTGACAAACAAATAATTGGTGTTCTTGCGACTCAAACAACTGTTCGATCATCATATTACAAAAACGCTATAAATTCTAAAAAAAAGAATAAAAAAATATTTCAGCAAGAATGTCCAGAACTTGTATCAGAAATTGAAAAAGAAAAATTAAATCATGATAAGTTAAATTATCTTTCAGAGTTATACTTGAGACCATTAATAAATAAAAATATTGAAGAATTAATACTTGGATGTAGTCACTATCCTTTGATTTATGACTTTTTAAGAAAAAATTTAGATTTAAATATAAAAATTATTGATCCATCTGTAGCTTTAATAAAAAAATTTAATAAGTCTTTTGCTATTCCAAAAACTGTACGTTATGATCGTCTTTCTTATGAAAATGTAGATTTCTATGTTACTTCAGAAAAAGATATATTTTTGAAAAAAGTAAAATTTTGGTTTGAAATTAATAAAGAAATTAGGTTAGTAAACCTCCGAAGCAATGTTTGATTCTTTAATATATAGTTGAGGTCAATCATGAATACAGTAACAGAACTACTACAACCAGTTGAAAATGATCTTGATGATCTTATTCTTGAACTGAAAAATTTAATTGGAGCTGGTCATCCAATTCTTCAAGCAGCAGCAGAACATCTTTTTAGTGCTGGGGGTAAAAGACTTAGACCAGGCATCGTTTTGTTAATTTCAAAAGCAATATCACCTGAATTTATTTTAACCAATAGACATAAAAGGCTTGCTGAAATTACTGAAATGATTCATACAGCATCATTAGTTCATGATGATGTTGTTGATGAGGCTTCAACAAGAAGAGGAGTAGATACAGTACATAGTAGATTTAATACTAGAGTTGCTGTTTTAGCAGGAGATTTCTTATTTGCCCAAGCAAGTTGGCACCTTGCAAATCTTGATAATGTGAATGTAGTTAAATTACTTAGTAGAGTAATAATGGATTTAGCAGAAGGTGAAATTAAACAAAACCTAAATAGATTTGACTCTGCTCAATCTTTTTCAAAATACATTAATAAAAGCTATTGTAAAACTGCATCATTAATAGCAAATAGTTCTAAAGCTGCTGGAGTTTTAAGCGGTCTTAATGATGAAAACCTAACTTCTTTGTACGATTTTGGTAAAAATATTGGATTGGCTTTTCAAGTTGTAGATGACATACTTGATTTTACTGGAAATGATAAACAACTCGGAAAACCTGCAGTAACTGATCTTGCAAGTGGTTATCTTACTGCACCGGTTTTATATGCGTTAGAAGAAAATAAGAAATTATCTGTTCTTATTAACAGAGAACTTGCTGAAAAAGATGATTTAGATGATGCCCTAAATATCATTATGAATTCTAGTGCTATCGAAAGTTCCAGAAAACTAGCTGAAGATTTTGCAATGCTTTCTAAAGAAGCTCTAGTTTGGCTCCCTGATTCAGAATATAAAAGGGCTTTAATGGCCCTTCCGGAATTTGTCCTAAGCCGTATTTACTAGATTTTTTAAAAATAAATTATTAGAGCTAAATTAATATTAAAATTTTTGAAAACCATAAATTTTTCGACTAAATTTATTAAGCATAGATTTATTTAATGTCATTAGATAAGAAAAATTCAATTAATAACATACTTGAAGAAAAGAGAATTTTCCCGCCATCAAAAAAATTTGCAGAAAACTCAAATATTAGTTCTCAAGAAGAATTACTAAGTCTAAAAAAACAAGCGTCAGAGAATCCTATTCAATTTTGGGAATCTTATGCAAAATCTGAATTAGATTGGTTTGAGCCATTTCAAACTGTATTAGATTGTAAAAATGCGCCTTTTTTTAAATGGTTTAAAGAAGGGAAACTTAATATTACATACAACTGCTTAGATAGGCACATTAAGAAAGGGCTTGGAGGTAAGATTGCACTTATATGGGAAGGTGAACCCGGAGATAGCAAAAAATATACTTACGAAGAACTTCTAAAAGAAGTTTGTAAAGCAGCTAATGCATTAAAAGCAATTGGTGTAAAAAAAGGAGATTTGGTATGTATTTATATGCCTATGATTCCTGAAGCGATGTTTGCGATGTTGGCTTGTGCAAGAATTGGCGCGCCTCATTCAGTTGTCTTTGGAGGATTTTCTTCAGAAGCTTTAAAAGATAGGTTAATTGATGGAAACGCTAGATTTGTCATTACTGCTGATGGTGGCTTTAGGAAAGATAAGGTGATTGAACTTAAGCAAGCAGTTGATGCTGCAATTGAAAGTGGGGCATATAAAGTTGTTGAAAAAGTAATTGTAGTTCAACGATCCAAAAAAGATATTTCGATGGTTGATGATAGAGATTTTTGGTGGCACGAATTATTAAAAGATCAAAGAGATCAGTGTGAGCCAGAAATAATGAATAGCGAAGATAGACTTTTTATTCTCTATACTTCAGGCTCTACTGGAAAGCCCAAAGGTGTAGTACACACTACTGGTGGTTATAATCTTTGGTCCCATTTGACATTCAAA
This window contains:
- a CDS encoding 2-phosphosulfolactate phosphatase family protein, which translates into the protein MNLTYYHVAKDVPENKPDIAVVIDVLRATTTISWALKNGADSIQVFADLDLLKESAIKWQPEKRLMLGERGGKKIEGFDLGNSPLSVTEKVVNGKRLFMSTTNGTKSLQKVQNAKHLFAMGLPNRKAVAEKIISLKSENVLILGSGWEGSYSLEDSLAAGALASYLKQNCDFEINILNDELQAALSLWDFWKNDILKCLKTATHGKRLTSLGDYEDDFKCCSELDCLDIVPAQVERGVIRAS
- a CDS encoding carbon-nitrogen hydrolase family protein; its protein translation is MTDFLVAALQITSTSNVDANFIEAEEQIELAARRGAELIGLPENFAFLGGDDEKLRLASELSEKCANFLKTMSQRYQVFLLGGGYPVPAGDDSHTFNRSALFGKDGQILAKYDKIHLFDVDLPDGNLYKESSTILSGEEYPPVVDVPGLCKIGLSICYDVRFPELYRYLSSKGAELIMIPAAFTAFTGKDHWQILLQARAIENTAYVVAPAQTGIHYGRRQSHGHAMVIDPWGTVLSDAGKTQGAAIAPADKERVKKIREQMPSLKHRKNKLFSN
- a CDS encoding N-acetylmuramoyl-L-alanine amidase, encoding MMRFLDNKLFRYLSVFLFLNSSILPVKSSSALAAWEIKNNGVLEFRTKSNTNLKAYFQKANQISGDRFWIDFPGELKNPRTIKGNGPIKEIRLGKPNKGNTRLVIEFKEETYLKPLSWRLVGLDQNRWRIKLFDPKYPFKKIGEGLVVKRIGNIKENQNSIHKKKSNYHYLKLPDVKQNKFSVVIDPGHGGPDPGAIGIGGIRETDVVLEVSKIVKNLLSEKGVKVRLTRKNEVDLDLPPRVSFANNTDADIFVSIHANASRGKRRDINGLETFYYRGWRGRLLAKKIQKQILRVSPGSPDRGVKQGRFYVIKNTRMPAVLVEIGFLTGRLDARRLEKTTHRKRLAYAIAKGILEYLYKIG
- the murI gene encoding glutamate racemase gives rise to the protein MKLKIGIFDSGIGGFTILNSLLKTRKDVEVLYLADTKRIPYGSKNFKEIRLIAKEICNFFVDKNLDALLIACNTTNACALDILEDNLKIPCFDLINSVSEIVDKQIIGVLATQTTVRSSYYKNAINSKKKNKKIFQQECPELVSEIEKEKLNHDKLNYLSELYLRPLINKNIEELILGCSHYPLIYDFLRKNLDLNIKIIDPSVALIKKFNKSFAIPKTVRYDRLSYENVDFYVTSEKDIFLKKVKFWFEINKEIRLVNLRSNV
- the sds gene encoding solanesyl diphosphate synthase; the encoded protein is MNTVTELLQPVENDLDDLILELKNLIGAGHPILQAAAEHLFSAGGKRLRPGIVLLISKAISPEFILTNRHKRLAEITEMIHTASLVHDDVVDEASTRRGVDTVHSRFNTRVAVLAGDFLFAQASWHLANLDNVNVVKLLSRVIMDLAEGEIKQNLNRFDSAQSFSKYINKSYCKTASLIANSSKAAGVLSGLNDENLTSLYDFGKNIGLAFQVVDDILDFTGNDKQLGKPAVTDLASGYLTAPVLYALEENKKLSVLINRELAEKDDLDDALNIIMNSSAIESSRKLAEDFAMLSKEALVWLPDSEYKRALMALPEFVLSRIY